In Thalassococcus sp. S3, the sequence CGAGTGGCATGGAGCATTCTGAGCCACAAAACGGCGTTCGACGCCTCGGGATATGAGGTTGCCGCCGGTGTTTGAGGACCTAAGGCAACCCAAAGGAGGTCGCGACAGATCGAAAGCATAGAACGGAAAAACTACGCCCCCAGAATCTGACGGTCCAAATGGTCAGCGATGACCTGTCCGGTAATGAGACCACGGTGCGAGCGTAACCCCAACAAGGCCACGAACCGCGTGTCGATCAGTAGGCCGGATACATATGAGCGACTTCCGAGAACATGCGAAGAAATCATTTGCGAACAGCAGCCGGTACATACATTTGGGCCGTTACTGCCAAAGTTCGCTCAGCACATCGACCCGCTCCAACGCTCGTCGCCGCGCATGGTTCGAGACCCTGACATAGATCTCGGTTGTCCTGAGGTTCGCGTGCCCCAGAAGTGCTTGAACCATCCGGATGTCGATACCTTCTTCGATCAGCAGTGTCGCGGCCGAGTGACGGAACCGATGCGGTTTGATGCCGAGGCGTTTCGACAGCGCACGCAGCCGTTTGCTGACCGTAGCTGCTCGGAGCCGACGTCCCGCCGTGTTTAAGAACAGCGGCGATGCAAAGGAGCCGTGTTCCAAACGCATCTGACAGAAGTGTTGAAACTCATCCTGTAAATGACGGTTCGGCAGGAAGAGGATCCGCTCTTTGCTGCCTTTGCCCTGCACGAAGATCTGGCCGCCGTCCGGTGAGACATCGCGTATCTTTGCCTTGGTCAACTCGCTGATACGTAGTCCGGTCACGATTGGTAGCTTGGTGATCAGGAGTGTGACGCCATCTTGCGAGGACTGCTGTCACTTGGCAGTTAATCGTCAGAATGCGGAAGTCTGGCTCGGGCTTTGCAGTTTATTGTGAGATTTTGGAGCGCCGGAGTTTCAAGCTAACGACCAAGCGGACTGCATCCGATGCCAACTCCGCGTCATGTTCGGGTCCGTCTCGCACGCGCGATTGAGCGCTCATGTGATTGAAAGATAAAACAAGTCCGTCATTTCAATTGTAAGCGCTACGCTAAGAGGCTCTCGTTTGACTTTTCCGGACAAGGTTTGACCTGGTCTGTTTGAGACGAAAAATGCCAGGAGGCGAGTTCTCAAATAAGGTGCCAAAACCAAGACTTGGCTCTCAAACAAGATGCCAAGTCGCAAATTAGGCGCTCTCACAACCCGTTGAAACCATTGAGGGAGCGGTCTCGCAATTCAGTGCAAAGTGACATCAACACCACACCCCAAAAAATGCCTCGGAAGGAAGACACCCGCGGAGGTCTTCCGGGAAAAGATGATGGAAGACATGGGAAGATCGCCTTATCCTCGAGGGCAATAGCAGTCGCGCTTCAAGTATCGCTCACAGCTTCGAACGAGGAATTACGCGTCGGCAATCATATCCGCTACGTGCACTGTAGGACGTCGCCCGGCCCAGGGCCGCGCCTCTTCGAGTTGACCGGCCAGCTGTAGAATCGAGGCCTCGTCGTACATCCGCCCGACCAACTGCGCGCCGGTCGGCAGACCGTCAACCAACCCCATCGGCACGCTCAAAGCGGGCTGACCTGTCATGTTGAACTGCGCGCAGTAGGGGAAAAGCGCAAAGAGGTGATCGTAATACTCCTGGGCTGTGATCCCGACTTCGTCCTGGCGCATCTTGCCCAGCTCCAGTGCGGGCTGGCGCAGAGTCGGCAGCAGAATGGCATCGACCTGCGTCATGAACTGCCCGAAGGCGCCACAGACACCGGCCATCGTGGCCCACGTCATCTCCATATCCATCGCGCTCAGCTGCGATCCAGCCTCGACACAAGCCAGCGTGGCCGGCTCCAGCAGGTCAGGCGTCAGTTCCCGACCTAGCTGCGCCGAGATGCCAAGCGCCGCCGACGCGGTGAAACCCATCCACGCGCAGAAATTCGCCCGGCGCCAGGCTTCGACATCGTATTTTGGCATCATTTCTACGATCTGGTGGCCTTGGGCGCGCAGGGCCTCCGCCGTAGCCTCAAGTTCTGCGATCACGCCCGGCACTGGCTCCGGCATGCCGGGCAGATGTGTCATGTAGGCGATCTTCATGCTGCGCGGCTTTTGTTCGAGCACTTTCGCGTAAGGCGTGTCCGGCCGCGGTGCCTGGAAAAACGCGCCGATCTCCGGCCCTTCGACCAGGTCCAGAAGCTGCGCGGTGTCGCGCACACTGCGCGTGACCGCAAACTCGATCCCCATGCCCGAAAGCGGCATCATATTGACCGGCCCAAGCGGCGTGCGCCCCCGCGTCGGCTTCAGGCCTACAAGCCCGCAGGAGGCAGCGGGTATGCGGATCGAGCCACCGCCGTCATTTGCATGGGCGACAGGGACCACGCCAGCGGCCACCGCCGCGGCGGACCCGCCGGATGACCCACCCGCACTGCGTTGCGTATTCCAGGGGTTGCGTGTCGGGCCGTAGAGCTTGGCCTCGGTCGTGGCGGAAAAGCCCATCTCCGGCGTCGTGGTGATGGCGTGAATGTTGAGGCCCGCCGCCTTGAAACGCTCCACGAGGGTCGAGGACACGGGCGGCACAAACACCCCGTCCTCCAGCAGTTTCGTGCCCGCCCGATGCGGCACGCCCGCGACCCAGCTGACCAGATCCTTGACCAAGAACGGCACACCCGCCCATGGCCCGTCCCTCGCACCTTCAATTGGCGTTGGCAGGTCTTGTGCTACGAAATTCAGTGTCTCATTGGCTTTAGACAGCGCAGCGCGCGCTGTCCTGGCAACCTCGGCGGCGGTGACCTCCTTGTCCGCGATCAAACCGGACAGCGCTGTCGCATCACAGGCAGCATATTCGTCAATATTCATGACAGTCTCCCTTAGCTCTGACCGTAATCCTAGATGGCGCTTTAAGGCCAGCGAATAGTGCAGATGAGCTATGCGGTACACGGCAGAGGTTCTATCGATGGCGGAAGCTTTATCGAGCGATGCAGCGGTGTCAGCTTGTTCGACCGAATGCGCTCGCCAAGGAAAACCAGCGACTGCGCCGGGCAGTGTGTGATCTGACATTCGTCAAGCTCGTCTTGACGGAGGCAGCAAATGATACACCGCTTCAACCAAGCCATCCAGCGGATGATTTGTAGCTTTGAACGCGAAGCCCTTGTGAGCTCTTCACTTCGCCGGAATGGCATCGATCATCTGCGGCGGGAGCTTGGAGTAGGGGCGGCTCAAGCTTGATGTTAAGAGCAGGACCGCGATGCTGCGATGCGGCCCGTCAGACCGGGAATGCGCTTCCCAGCCCAAGAAGCGCTGACGACCGCGAAATACCCATCTTTGTTTGCACGTCTTTTACCACCTCGTCGTTAATCTCAGGGGCTTTCTGACCGACAGGCTCAAAAACGCTGGATG encodes:
- a CDS encoding amidase, whose amino-acid sequence is MNIDEYAACDATALSGLIADKEVTAAEVARTARAALSKANETLNFVAQDLPTPIEGARDGPWAGVPFLVKDLVSWVAGVPHRAGTKLLEDGVFVPPVSSTLVERFKAAGLNIHAITTTPEMGFSATTEAKLYGPTRNPWNTQRSAGGSSGGSAAAVAAGVVPVAHANDGGGSIRIPAASCGLVGLKPTRGRTPLGPVNMMPLSGMGIEFAVTRSVRDTAQLLDLVEGPEIGAFFQAPRPDTPYAKVLEQKPRSMKIAYMTHLPGMPEPVPGVIAELEATAEALRAQGHQIVEMMPKYDVEAWRRANFCAWMGFTASAALGISAQLGRELTPDLLEPATLACVEAGSQLSAMDMEMTWATMAGVCGAFGQFMTQVDAILLPTLRQPALELGKMRQDEVGITAQEYYDHLFALFPYCAQFNMTGQPALSVPMGLVDGLPTGAQLVGRMYDEASILQLAGQLEEARPWAGRRPTVHVADMIADA